The Corallococcus silvisoli genome contains the following window.
ACCCAGGCCTACCACGACACCACGGTCACCTATGTGAACCAGAAGATTGGCACCACCACCGCGGCGTTCCCCGGCGGCTTCGCCGGGCGCTACGTGGACAGCCCCCTGGCGGACCTGCTGAACATCGTGCAGGAGGAGGCCGCGCTGGAGGCCGGTCATGCCGTGGACCTGTCCGCGACCGCCCTCTTCACCAACGATGGCGCGCTGCCGGCGGGGGACGTCACCCTTCGCGACGCCTACAGCATCTACATCTACGACAACACGCTGTATGTGATGGAGATCAACGGCTCCATCCTCCGGCGTGCGTTGGAGATGAACACGCTCTACTTCGCCACGCTCGACGCGAACAACCTGCCCGCGAAGCCCGAGGGCGCGAAGGCCACCTCGCCCGTCGTCGCGGACTACAACTGGGACCTCTACTCGCGCATCGACTACGGGTACGACCTGACGAAGCCCGCGGGCTCGCGGCTCACGCACCTGCGCTTCCAGGGCCAGGACGTCCGGGACGACCAGGTCTTCCGGATCGCCGTCAACAACTACCGCGGAGGCGGTGGCGGTGGGTACAGCATGTTCCGGGAGGGCCGTGTGCTGTGGACCTCGGCGGACGGCGTGCGTGACTACGTCGCGCGCTATCTCCAGACGCACCAGGGCCTGTCGCCGGACGCGGTGAACACCTGCAACTTCTCGCTCGCCCCCGACCTCTACACGCACTACTTCGCGTCCACGCTCGGCGCGGCGAAGTGCGTGCAGCCGGAGTAGCAGCGGGCGGACTTCCATGGGTCCGGGCGCTCGAGGTTCGTGCGCGCCCGGACCCCGGCGAAGGGTGGGGCGCTCGTGAAGCGCCGTCGCGCGACAGCGCCCCGGTTCTTCGGGGCTCAGCCGCCGCTCGCGCGGGGCGTCTCCCGCGCGGCCCGGTCGAAGGTGTCGCGGGCCCGCTGGACGTCGGGACTGTGGCGCTGGGCCCAGACCGCGAGGCCGGTCACGGGTTCGAGCAGCGTCCGCCCGAGCCGGGTGAGGTCGTAGTCGACGCGCGGTGGAGTCGTCGGGAGGACGGTGCGCCTCACCAGCCCGTCCCGCTCGAGGCTCCGCAGCGTGAGCGTCAACATGCGCTGGGAGATGCCCTCGATGGCGCGCTTCAGGTCGCTGAAGCGCAGGGCGCCGTCCCCCAGGTTGACGATCACCAGCACGCTCCACTTGTCGCCGACGCGGTTCAGGACCTCGCGCGTGGCGACGCAGTCGTCGGCGATGCGCTTGGTCAGCTTTCCGTTCCCTAGTGACTTCAATGTGCCTCCTTGTCAGGCGTCGCGCGGTACGCAAGATAACCCCTCGGTCACCTTCAGTGACCAGGCACACGAAAGTAACCACCCGGAACCCCGAGGAACGCGATGAACGACGCGGCCGCTCCAATCACATCCAACGCGCAGCCATCGAAGGCCCTTCATGTCGGCCTATGGGTCG
Protein-coding sequences here:
- a CDS encoding winged helix-turn-helix transcriptional regulator gives rise to the protein MKSLGNGKLTKRIADDCVATREVLNRVGDKWSVLVIVNLGDGALRFSDLKRAIEGISQRMLTLTLRSLERDGLVRRTVLPTTPPRVDYDLTRLGRTLLEPVTGLAVWAQRHSPDVQRARDTFDRAARETPRASGG